A single window of Tuberibacillus sp. Marseille-P3662 DNA harbors:
- a CDS encoding 2-isopropylmalate synthase, whose product MPEIKIFDTTLRDGEQSPGVNLNQLEKLEIAKQLDRFGVDIMEAGFPASSEGDFQGVKQIAESVKNASVTGLARTSKSDIDTAWEALKTSAEPRLHIFLATSPIHMTHKLKKTPDQVIETAVDAVSYAAAKFPKIEWSAEDASRSDMDFLVKIIERVIDAGATVINLPDTVGYATPAEYGQLFKTVRERVPNIDKVDLSAHCHDDLGMAVANSIAAIENGVTQIEGTINGIGERAGNASLEEIAVALKIRGDAYPYTTNLTLEETKRTSDLVSQLTGMGVPANKAVVGRNAFAHEAGIHQDGVLKEASTYEIITPEMVGIKENRFVLGKHSGRHAFKEKVESLGYNLNETKLTEAFHAFKSLTDSKKEVTDEDLFVILTDKQTEVDEVGQYELEALQVQYGSANIPTATIAVTTPNGDYQETAGTGQGSVEAIYNTLERLVNEAVHLEDYQLKSIGSGRDALAEVHVQASVNGSTGSGRGSAQDVLEASAHAFLNTVNRVLVNEKMEEKRQAHI is encoded by the coding sequence GTGCCAGAAATTAAAATCTTTGACACGACATTGCGAGACGGTGAGCAATCACCGGGCGTGAATTTGAACCAACTTGAGAAATTGGAAATTGCTAAGCAGTTGGATCGCTTTGGTGTGGATATTATGGAAGCAGGGTTTCCTGCTTCCTCAGAGGGGGATTTTCAAGGCGTCAAGCAAATCGCTGAATCAGTCAAAAATGCTTCCGTTACCGGATTAGCTAGAACAAGTAAAAGTGATATTGACACTGCCTGGGAAGCTCTGAAAACATCAGCAGAACCGCGCCTACACATTTTCTTAGCGACATCGCCGATTCATATGACGCACAAACTGAAAAAAACACCGGATCAAGTCATTGAAACAGCGGTTGATGCCGTATCCTATGCCGCAGCCAAGTTTCCAAAAATCGAGTGGTCGGCCGAGGATGCCTCGCGTTCAGACATGGATTTTCTCGTCAAAATTATTGAGCGGGTCATTGATGCTGGAGCCACGGTGATTAACTTGCCTGATACTGTCGGCTATGCGACGCCGGCGGAATACGGTCAGCTGTTTAAAACCGTTAGAGAACGTGTACCGAATATTGATAAGGTCGACTTATCGGCCCATTGCCATGATGATTTGGGCATGGCAGTTGCGAATTCGATTGCCGCGATTGAAAACGGTGTGACCCAGATTGAAGGAACCATTAACGGGATTGGTGAACGTGCGGGGAACGCTTCACTAGAAGAAATTGCCGTTGCTTTAAAAATTCGCGGTGACGCTTATCCTTACACGACAAATCTTACTTTAGAAGAAACCAAGCGCACGAGTGACTTGGTCAGTCAATTAACAGGGATGGGCGTGCCTGCTAATAAAGCAGTTGTGGGCAGAAATGCCTTTGCCCATGAGGCCGGCATTCACCAGGATGGCGTTTTGAAAGAAGCATCAACCTATGAAATTATTACACCGGAAATGGTTGGTATTAAGGAAAATCGATTTGTATTGGGCAAACATTCAGGACGTCATGCATTTAAAGAAAAGGTTGAATCATTAGGTTATAACCTTAATGAAACCAAGCTCACAGAAGCGTTCCATGCTTTCAAAAGTTTAACCGATAGTAAGAAGGAAGTGACAGATGAGGATCTATTTGTCATATTGACGGATAAACAAACGGAAGTGGATGAAGTGGGACAATATGAACTCGAAGCATTGCAGGTGCAGTATGGTTCCGCGAATATTCCGACGGCCACGATTGCGGTAACCACGCCAAACGGTGACTATCAGGAAACCGCAGGCACCGGTCAGGGCAGTGTTGAAGCGATCTACAACACATTAGAACGTCTCGTCAATGAGGCTGTTCATCTTGAAGACTATCAACTCAAATCCATTGGCAGCGGCCGGGATGCGCTTGCGGAGGTTCATGTTCAAGCAAGTGTGAACGGGTCTACTGGCAGTGGGCGCGGCTCCGCCCAGGATGTTTTGGAAGCTTCCGCCCATGCCTTTCTCAATACGGTCAATCGTGTCTTAGTCAATGAAAAGATGGAAGAAAAGCGGCAGGCCCATATTTAA